The following coding sequences lie in one Silene latifolia isolate original U9 population chromosome 5, ASM4854445v1, whole genome shotgun sequence genomic window:
- the LOC141654859 gene encoding uncharacterized protein LOC141654859 yields the protein MDRSWMYAKRDFEYLKRLNEFITQAVEHQRRHGDDEQLICPCSACKNRKKVNSGIEMRDHLILKGFKPNYTVWIWHGEKENDIPNCPNAVNVQKQVDNIMVDFEVTGEGCNNNEVNEQSDDKDCHIEGDNVDQMMDDLEKDFVDCPEIFQMLVSDSKKPLFPGCSKFTRLSAVLKLYTLKAGNGWSDKSFTALLKLLSDMLPKGNELPTNTYRCKKVLCPLATNYQKIHACPSDCILYRKDYSDLDECPRCKKSRYKLKEGRKKGGPAKTLWYLSIIPWFKRLFANPKDAEYMLWHDKWRKKDGKLRHVADAPQWRTIDRDFQEFGSEPRNLRLGLCTDGINPFGTQSTQHSTWPVMLIIYNLPPWLTTKSKYILLTMLISGPKQPGNDIDVYLEPLVEDLKMLWNVGVEVFDAASGSKFQMRAMLYCTINDFPAYGNLSGYRLKTDKGCPVCGDDTEAEWLEHSGKYVYMCHRRGLDPGHQYRKRKKAFYGKTEHRSAPLVLSGKEYHARVRNISTDFGKPYKPPPNGVYHTKKSIFWDLPYWEHLSVRHCIDVMHVEKNVFDSIIGTLLNMPNKTKDGVKAKLDMVARGRSEVNPIQKGKRTYLPPTCTTLSKNEKKVVCESLKGVKVPHGYSSHISSLVSMKDLKLVGLKSHDCHVLLTQLLPIAIRSVLPKHVRQVITKLCKFFSAINAKDIDPDSLDDLQADVVVVLCELEMYFPISFFDIMVHLIVHLVREIKLCGPVFQRSMWAMEREMGTYKRRMKNRYRPEGSIIEATIASETLGFCQDYLNIVEPLGLPTSRHEGRLEGKGTLGRKVITVERALFDKAHMYVLQHMTEVHQYLENHISILKRQYPNKHEAWLISEHNRCFAEWFKEKVMTELSKKTHEISDNLRWLANGPKTTLFSYEGYDINGFCFYTSRQDQKSTMQNSGVTVVASSVEYVGRGKQPVDITRSYYGVIFDIWELDYVDFSVPLFRCKWADCEKGIKVDEMGFILVDFNVQEHIDDPFILASQAKQVFFIQDPLENNRSVVLYGKRRILGVDGVVDEEEYDEFDEPSPISTNYQNVQVIRDETYLREDHDEGIWFDNPK from the coding sequence ATGGATCGAAGTTGGATGTATGCAAAACGTGATTTTGAATATCTTAAAAGGCTCAATGAATTTATTACTCAAGCTGTTGAACATCAAAGACGACACGGGGATGATGAACAACTCATCTGCCCGTGTAGCGCATGTAAGAATCGAAAGAAGGTGAATTCTGGAATTGAAATGCGAGATCATTTGATATTAAAGGGATTTAAACCAAATTATACTGTGTGGATATGGCACGGAGAGAAAGAGAATGACATTCCTAATTGTCCTAATGCCGTAAATGTTCAGAAACAAGTTGATAATATTATGGTTGATTTTGAGGTAACTGGAGAGGGTTGTAATAACAATGAGGTTAATGAGCAGAGTGATGATAAGGATTGTCATATAGAGGGTGATAATGTCGATCAGATGATGGATGATCTTGAAAAAGATTTTGTTGATTGTCCGGAAATTTTTCAAATGCTTGTTAGTGATTCAAAGAAGCCGTTATTTCCGGGTTGCTCTAAATTTACCCGTCTATCAGCGGTGTTGAAGTTGTACACCTTAAAAGCTGGGAACGGGTGGAGCGATAAGAGTTTTACTGCTTTATTGAAACTCTTGTCCGATATGTTGCCGAAAGGTAATGAGCTTCCCACTAACACTTATCGATGTAAGAAAGTGTTGTGTCCCCTTGCTACGAATTATCAAAAAATCCATGCGTGCCCGAGTGACTGCATTTTGTACCGTAAAGACTACAGCGACTTAGATGAGTGCCCACGATGCAAGAAGTCGAGGTATAAGCTTAAAGAAGGTCGTAAAAAAGGGGGGCCTGCCAAGACCTTATGGTATTTATCAATAATACCATGGTTTAAGCGTTTGTTTGCAAATCCGAAGGATGCAGAGTATATGTTATGGCATGACAAATGGAGGAAAAAAGATGGCAAGTTACGACACGTCGCTGATGCTCCTCAGTGGAGAACAATTGATAGAGATTTCCAGGAATTTGGTAGTGAACCTAGAAATTTAAGATTAGGGCTTTGCACGGACGGAATTAATCCCTTCGGAACTCAAAGtacccaacatagtacttggccagtaatGTTGATAATTTACAATCTCCCTCCTTGGCTTACTACAAAGAGCAAATACATTTTATTGACCATGTTAATATCAGGTCCTAAACAGCCAGGTAATGACATTGACGTGTATCTAGAGCCACTGGTAGAGGATTTGAAAATGTTGTGGAATGTTGGAGTGGAGGTGTTTGATGCAGCTAGCGGTTCAAAATTTCAAATGCGTGCTATGTTGTACTGCACTATCAATGACTTCCCTGCGTATGGTAACCTCTCGGGTTATAGGCTGAAGACCGATAAGGGGTGTCCTGTATGCGGTGATGACACAGAGGCCGAATGGTTGGAGCACTCTGGGAAATATGTGTACATGTGTCATCGTCGAGGGCTTGACCCGGGCCATCAATATCGTAAGAGGAAGAAGGCATTCTATGGTAAAACTGAACACCGGTCAGCCCCTTTAGTTCTAAGTGGAAAAGAGTATCACGCACGGGTTAGAAACATCAGTACAGATTTTGGAAAACCGTACAAACCTCCACCAAATGGTGTATATCACACAAAGAAGTCCATCTTTTGGGACCTACCTTATTGGGAACATTTGTCGGTTAGGCATTGTATTGACGTCATGCACGTAGAAAAGAACGTATTTGATAGTATTATTGGGACTTTGTTGAATATGCCTAATAAAACTAAAGATGGTGTGAAAGCGAAACTTGACATGGTTGCTAGGGGTCGTTCCGAGGTAAATCCAATTCAGAAGGGGAAGCGTACCTATTTACCCCCAACTTGCACGACATTGTCCAAAAATGAGAAGAAGGTGGTGTGTGAATCTTTAAAGGGAGTGAAGGTGCCGCATGGATATTCCTCCCACATAAGTAGCCTTGTTTCTATGAAGGATTTGAAGTTGGTGGGATTGAAATCTCATGATTGCCATGTTTTGTTAACCCAGCTGCTGCCTATAGCTATCCGATCTGTTTTGCCTAAGCATGTCAGACAAGTCATCACAAAGCTTTGTAAATTCTTTAGTGCAATAAACGCGAAAGACATTGATCCAGATTCTTTGGATGATTTACAAGCTGATGTTGTTGTGGTACTTTGTGAGCTTGAAATGTACTTTCCAATTAGTTTCTTTGACATTATGGTTCACTTAATTGTTCACCTAGTGAGAGAGATAAAACTTTGTGGACCGGTATTTCAGAGAAGCATGTGGGCGATGGAGCGAGAGATGGGAACCTATAAGAGACGAATGAAGAATCGATATCGTCCTGAAGGCAGCATTATTGAAGCAACGATTGCTTCTGAGACACTTGGATTTTGCCAAGATTATTTGAATATTGTGGAACCTCTTGGACTTCCTACATCTAGGCATGAAGGAAGGCTTGAAGGGAAGGGTACTTTGGGAAGAAAGGTCATTACCGTTGAGCGTGCTTTATTTGACAAGGCACATATGTATGTTTTGCAACACATGACGGAGGTTCATCAATATTTAGAGAATCACATTTCCATATTGAAAAGACAGTATCCAAATAAACATGAAGCTTGGTTAATAAGTGAACACAATCGATGTTTTGCAGAGTGGTTTAAAGAAAAGGTAATGACGGAGTTGTCAAAGAAAACACACGAGATAAGTGACAATTTGAGATGGTTAGCAAATGGACCAAAGACTACCTTATTTTCTTATGAAGGATACGATATCAATGGGTTCTGCTTTTACACAAGTCGCCAAGATCAGAAAAGTACAATGCAGAATAGCGGAGTTACTGTTGTTGCATCATCTGTAGAATATGTTGGAAGGGGTAAGCAACCGGTGGATATAACACGATCGTATTACGGGGTAATTTTTGATATATGGGAGCTTGATTATGTGGATTTTTCGGTGCCCTTATTTCGATGTAAATGGGCTGATTGTGAGAAAGGCATCAAGGTTGACGAGATGggatttattttggttgatttcaatGTTCAAGAACATATTGATGATCCTTTTATACTTGCATCTCAAGCGAAACAAGTTTTCTTTATTCAAGATCCTTTGGAAAATAACCGTTCAGTTGTCCTTTATGGTAAAAGGCGCATTCTCGGGGTGGATGGTGTTGTTGATGAAGAAGAGTACGACGAATTTGATGAACCTTCTCCTATTTCTACAAACTATCAAAATGTGCAAGTAATACGTGATGAAACTTATTTGCGTGAAGATCATGATGAGGGAATATGGTTTGATAACCCAAAATAg